Proteins from one Telopea speciosissima isolate NSW1024214 ecotype Mountain lineage chromosome 1, Tspe_v1, whole genome shotgun sequence genomic window:
- the LOC122651869 gene encoding uncharacterized protein LOC122651869, translating into MVMAFTAKNKMGFVDGSIPQLLPTNDQHEAWLRVNNMVLSWLLNSIHRDLAPSVLYVDSIAAIWKDLHDRFSSSNSPCVFVLERTIATLQQNSDSVAKYFNALKSCWDELATYHPLPTCSCGEYRTFAAHTQTRQLMQFLMGLNESYASIRSQILLMDPLPTLGRAYSLVLQDESQRLLHLPSISEGSGLLATPSLLAAPTIDGSTSSGSANAVRSHSRSKDRCSYFHILGHNRDACYKLNSYPPNYRAACRSRDTTSSATATGASTSPITTDQYQ; encoded by the coding sequence ATGGTCATGGCCTTCACAGCCAAAAACAAGATGGGCTTTGTTGATGGATCGATTCCTCAACTACTCCCCACCAACGATCAGCACGAAGCTTGGTTGCGTGTAAACAATATGGTTCTCTCTTGGCTCCTTAATTCCATTCATCGGGATTTGGCACCATCCGTTTTATACGTTGACTCCATTGCCGCCATTTGGAAGGATTTACATGATCGTTTCTCATCTTCCAACAGTCCTTGTGTGTTCGTGCTTGAACGCACCATCGCCACTTTACAACAGAACTCCGATTCTGTCGCCAAATATTTCAATGCCTTGAAGAGTTGTTGGGATGAACTCGCAACGTACCATCCGCTTCCAACCTGCAGTTGTGGCGAGTATCGTACCTTTGCTGCCCACACTCAAACTCGGCAGTTGATGCAATTTCTCATGGGCTTAAATGAGAGCTATGCCTCCATTCGCAGCCAGATACTCCTCATGGATCCACTGCCCACCCTAGGTCGTGCTTACTCTCTTGTCTTACAAGACGAATCTCAGAGACTGCTGCATTTACCCTCTATCTCCGAGGGATCGGGTCTTCTTGCCACTCCCTCACTACTGGCTGCACCCACTATTGATGGCTCTACATCTTCAGGTTCAGCTAATGCTGTCCGATCCCATTCTCGTTCTAAGGACCGCTGTTCCTATTTCCATATCCTTGGCCACAACCGCGACGCTTGCTACAAGCTTAACAGCTACCCTCCTAACTATCGTGCTGCATGCCGTTCACGGGATACCACCTcctctgctactgctactggTGCATCGACTTCTCCTATTACCACTGACCAATACCAATAG